In Aureimonas sp. AU20, the genomic window TGCGCACGCGCGGCAATCAGGCAGCGTCCGACGCCGTCTATCGCGACACCACGCCGCTGACGGCGGAAGACATCGCGGACCAGATCGTCTACGTCGCCACCCTGCCGGCGCACATCGCCATCAACCGGCTCGAGGTCATGTCCCAGCGCCAGGCCTGGTCGCCCTTCGCCGTCGATCGGGACGCCTGAGCCGCGCGCGGTGGCAGGGTCCCCGGCCATGGACATCATCGGCACCATCATGGCGGCCGGGCGCTCGGCGGTGGAGCTGTCGCTCTTCACGCTCCTCCCGGTCATGGTCGTCATGCTCTCGATCATGCGGCTGGCGGAGGCGGCGGGCCTCCTCGACGGGCTGACGCGGCTCCTCGCACCGATCCTGCGCCCCGTCGGCCTCACCGGGCTCAGCATCATCGCGCTCCTGCAGGTCAGCTTCGTCAGCTTCGCCGCGCCCGTCGCCACGCTTGCCACCATGGATCGGCAAGGCGTCTCGGACCGGCATCTCGCCACGACCTTCGCCATGGTCCTCGCGATGGGGCAGGCTAACGTCGTCTTTCCCATGGCCGCGCTCGGGCTCGACGTCGGACGGTTTCTGGCGATCTCATTGCTGGGCGGCCTCATCGCGGCGACGATGACCTACCACGTCTTCGGCCGCCATCTGTCGAGCGAGGGACCGGGCGAGGACGCCGTCGCGCATCATGCGATCGTGGAGGACGCGCGTGGCATTCTCGCGATCATCAACCGCGCCGGCGGCGAAGCCTTCCGGATCGCCACGGGGTCCATCCCCATCATGGCGCTCTCGCTCAGCATCATCGCCGCGGTACGGGCGGCCGGCGGCCTCGACGGCCTGAACTGGCTGCTCGCAACACCCCTCGACTGGCTCGGGATCGATCAGCGCCTCATCACCCCGACCTTGAGCAAGTATCTTGGCGGCGGCGTTGCAGCCCTCGGCGCCATGGCCGACCAGAAGGCCGCCGACGAGATCGACGCCCAGTTCGCCAACCGTGCGGCGGGCTGGCTCGTCCATCCGCTCGACCTGCCCGGCATCGCCATCCTGACCACGGCTGGCACTCGAGTGGCCAAACTCTGGGTGATCGCGTCGGTCGGCGCATCGGCGGGAATTTTCGCTCGCGCGACGATCGGCATGATCGGCGGAGCCTGATCGGGATGCCAGGTGCGATCGTGTCACGGCGCCCCGGGCGGGGCAGCAGCCATGGCAGGGGATCGGTCCACTTGTCCATGTTGGTCGCGCGCGCGGAGTAGGGGGCCCTGCACCGTAAGCATCGATCAGGCTCCTGGCATTCAGCCAGACGACAGCGGCCAGAGGCATGAAGGCTGGGCTTGTCCGCACGATCCGAGTCCTCGACCCCTGGCGCCTCATCCCGCGACGACGTCCACGAAGCGGCTATGCACCCAGCCCGAGCGGCAAGGGCCGCGATAGGGCGAGCGCGTTGCTTGCGGAGAGGACACGCCGCAATCAGCCTCCGTCCCAGGAGCGGGGTAGACGATCCCGCGCCAGGGACCGCGTTCGTCGCAGATCGCCACAAGTGCGCCGGCGCTGAGGCGATCGCGTTCCCGGTGCTTCGAACTCGGACCTTCGCGGACCGAAAGGAAGTTGTCGCCCTTCGGGTCGAGTCGGGCGATCCGCCCGAGGCTGGCGCAGGCATCGAGCTCGGGATCACCGCCGACCTCGACGGTCTCCGGGCCTTGCGCATTTGCCGGCACCACGCACGCACCGGCCAGAAGCGCCATGATGGGTAGAAGCGGGATGGCAAGCTGCATGGAATATCCTCGTCGGTTGAAGTGAGGCCATTAGCGACGGTTTGGCAACTCGGCGGCGGAGGGCCGGCAAGGAATTTTGGGGCGTCGCGAGGCGCCAAACTTGAGTGATGCGCGGGCACATCGGCGAGGATTGGCAACGGTCCATGCGGACGGGCGAAACATCTGATGCGCTTGCGCAGCACTGACGCGCTTGCGCGGCGTGTCTCGCCCTGGGGTGACGGCGAAAAAGAAACCGTTGGACCGACCCGACCGAGTTTCCAAACAGGCTCTTGGCGCCCGCCGCCAAATGCGCTCGTCGCACCATCGGTCAACGTCGCCCCGCGCCGGGTCGGGCGGCCGATCGAACCGCATGGAACGCAAGACCGCATTCGCGGTCCATCCGATCTCCCCGCCCATCTTGCCGTAAAGCTGGTGCGGGGCGAAGACCCGACACGCCGGCAACGGCTCCATGATCGTCTCGCGGGACGATGCACCCGGGCGCGTCCGATCCGCGATCTGGCATGGCTGGAAAGACGGGGCGACCGACGATCGCCGGGCTCCATGGACCAGCAGGCTGTGCTTGCCACGGCCACGGGCAAGCCGACCACCACGGTCTAACCCGAGCCACCGGATCCATCGGGCCCGGCGCGTCAGGGACGCGTCGGCGCGCTGAAGGCAACGTCCGCGTCGCGAAGCCAACCCGTCACAGGTCCTCCGGCGGCTGCGAGATACTCGACGCGGACCCAGCCGGGACGTTGCGACAGCACCGCGACGGGATCGAACTGGACGAGATAGGGACGCTTGCGTCCCGGCGCGTCGATGGGTTCGGGATGCAGGATCGCCCGCTCGGCGGTGACGAGCCCCGCTCCGATCCAGTCCGCCCGCCGCTCGTCCAGATGGAGTTCGTAGGGCGCATCCTTCATGTCGCCGCTCGCCATCAGGCAGCCGCCGTGGTTTTCCTCGAGCCGAAGGCTGGGCGCCGCGCCCAGACGAAGCTCTCCGCGAATATGCTCGACCTCGCCCGGAAACCACGTGTCCACGCGCGCCCGCTCACCCTCCGTACGGCCCTCGAGAAGAAACAGGCAGCCGAACTGCGGCGCGTCCAACGTGCCGTTGCCGACCCGTTGCTCGGCAAACACGCCGTGGATCATCCCGTCGTCGCGCACGATCAGCGCGAGCGGGCCATAGCGTCCCGACTGCGACTGGGAGGCGCTCGACGGGACGACGGACACGAGAAGCAGCAAGACGAGGCCGAGGAAAGAAAGCTGGCGGCGCATGACATCCCTGGAGGCTTGTTTGGAAACTCGGCGGCGCAGGGCCGGCGAAGGATTTTCGGGTGTCGTGAGGCGCTAAACTCGAGGGGGCGAGGGCGCATCGGCGAGGAGGGGCAGCGGCCCATGCGGATGGTTCGCCTTGGCGTGACGGCGGAAATAGAACCGTCGAACCGACCCCACAGAGTTTGCGAACAGGGTTTTCAGTTCGATCCCGCCAAGACCGTTCTTTCCGCCGGCCTGCATCCCGCGTCCTTCCGAACGGGCCGAACGCGGATGTGGCTCGCAGGCGCGGTTCCCGGCGCCCCCCGTATCGCATGGCCGACGAAGCCCCGCCCTTCAGCAGGAGAAGGGTTGGTTGAGCTGGAGGATCATCATGGAAAAGTTCTGCTGGAGGCGGCTGTAATCCTGCTGCAGGATGAAGGACGGCGTGCCGGAGTTCGGATCGAACCGGCCCTCGCCGGCACTCTGGACCGCCTTGCGTCCGTCCGCGATCACAGAGTTAAAGCTCCCCTGAAGCGCCGGGCATCCTTCCGGCTTCTCGGCCCTGACGACACGGTCCCAGTTCTCGACCATCCCCGCCATCTCGTCGAGATTCTTCGCGAACGCCTGCCGTGTGGCGACGTCGGCCGGGTCGGTGAAGACGGTCAGAGCCTCCTTCATGGCCGCCTTGCCGCGCAGGACGATGCCCGCGCGGTAGCGCTCCACGCTACCCTCCGGCGCCTTGTCGTAGGCCTCGCGCATCAGACGCTCGTCGCGCGCCTCGATCTTGTCGTAGAAGACGGTCTCCGCGTCCGCGACCTTGGCGAGGGATGCGACGAAGGCGGGGTCCTCCGCCCGCGCCTTGGCGCCGCCGTCCGTCAGGAAGCCCTTGGATTGGGCATAGTTGGACAGGCCGTTGTTGACCGGCTCGAAGGCGGCGATGGCGGCGGCATAGTCGCGGGCCGCCGGGTCGAGCTCCGGGATCGAACCCTGCATCGCGCCCGCAGTCTCCAGACGGGTGCGGATCTTGGTCACGAGCTGAACCGGAACGACGGCGTAGGTCTCCAGCGGGCGGTTGCCGGAAAGCTTGGGAGAAACCGTGTCCCGGTACGTCGCCAGGGCGTTGCCGAACGCGCCCGAACTCTCGTTGGCGGCCGTGATGTAGGCATTGGACTTGGCGAGCTCCGCCTGCTCGGCCGACGACAAACTCTGCGTCGCAGTCCCCTTCGCCGCGCCGTCTTTGCCCTCGCCGTTGCAGCCGGCTAGGCAGGCGGCCGCCAGCAGTGCAAAACCCAACATCTGTGCGCGATCGCGATGTCGCATGTCCAACCCCTCTCCTCTGCCTGACCGATGGCGACGGGACGCCATCCCTACGTCTCTCGGCGAAAGGACCGCAACCCCAGCGTTGGTGATCCCTTCAGGCAGCGCATGTATCGCGGCTGCGGGGCCCTGCCAGATCGCAGATAAGACGCTGTTTGCGAGTGAGGTCGGCTTGGGACGGCCAGGGGTCGAAAGCGGCGTCGACCCGGCGTCTGGCCCGCGAAGCACTCGCCATTCGTTCCGCAAGACACGAACGGGTAGCGGGATCACGGAAGGAGGATCAGGACGACGATCGGTCCGAACGCCGCCAGGAAGTGCGTCCATCGGAAGATGCGGACGCCGGCTCGCACCCTCATCCAGCCGCGCCGCCGGGACCACCATTCGAGAAGGGCGCAAACGGCCATGGAGGGGATGAAGAGGATCATCGCGAGGTAGCCCTTGAACCACCAGGACGCTTCGATCTCCTCCATCGTCGCGTTGCCGCCCAAGCCCATCACCCACACCGCGAAGCCGAAAGGCGTGGCAAGGATCGCCAGATAGGGAACGAGGTTCAGCACTTGGCCGAGTTCGCGCAGGAGGTCCCGGGGACGCCAGACGAACCGATCAGGCAGTTTCAAGCTTTCGCCCCCCTTTACAACCTTGCCGCTACGCGATCGGGCCCGTTAGAGGCTGGTCGCGGCGCGTACATCATCCAGCGTGATGTTGGCCAGAGCGTTTTCGAACGCCTGTCGGCCCGTGTCGAGTGCGCCCGCGATCGCCTCGTTGGCCGCGCGCTCGACCTTGCACGGCGCCGCCATGGTGCCGGCATCGATGGAGAAGACGGATGACTGTAGCGCTCGATGGACTTCGAGAAGGGTAATGTCTCGAAGCTCGCGCGTCAGCTGCCATCCGCCGCGCGCTCCCGCCGTCGATCGGACGAGGCCCGCGTTTCGCAACAGACCCATCATCCGTCGCACGACGACCGGGTTTGTTCCGAGCATCTCGGCAATCCGATCGGAGGCTGCCAGACCACCGTGCCCGGCCATATGGACGAGAACGTGCGTGACCCGCGTCAGTCGAGCGTCCTTGGCCACGGTGCGGCTTCCTTTCTCTTCGCTACCGC contains:
- a CDS encoding nucleoside recognition family protein, giving the protein MDIIGTIMAAGRSAVELSLFTLLPVMVVMLSIMRLAEAAGLLDGLTRLLAPILRPVGLTGLSIIALLQVSFVSFAAPVATLATMDRQGVSDRHLATTFAMVLAMGQANVVFPMAALGLDVGRFLAISLLGGLIAATMTYHVFGRHLSSEGPGEDAVAHHAIVEDARGILAIINRAGGEAFRIATGSIPIMALSLSIIAAVRAAGGLDGLNWLLATPLDWLGIDQRLITPTLSKYLGGGVAALGAMADQKAADEIDAQFANRAAGWLVHPLDLPGIAILTTAGTRVAKLWVIASVGASAGIFARATIGMIGGA
- a CDS encoding DUF3829 domain-containing protein — encoded protein: MRHRDRAQMLGFALLAAACLAGCNGEGKDGAAKGTATQSLSSAEQAELAKSNAYITAANESSGAFGNALATYRDTVSPKLSGNRPLETYAVVPVQLVTKIRTRLETAGAMQGSIPELDPAARDYAAAIAAFEPVNNGLSNYAQSKGFLTDGGAKARAEDPAFVASLAKVADAETVFYDKIEARDERLMREAYDKAPEGSVERYRAGIVLRGKAAMKEALTVFTDPADVATRQAFAKNLDEMAGMVENWDRVVRAEKPEGCPALQGSFNSVIADGRKAVQSAGEGRFDPNSGTPSFILQQDYSRLQQNFSMMILQLNQPFSC
- a CDS encoding Rrf2 family transcriptional regulator; amino-acid sequence: MAKDARLTRVTHVLVHMAGHGGLAASDRIAEMLGTNPVVVRRMMGLLRNAGLVRSTAGARGGWQLTRELRDITLLEVHRALQSSVFSIDAGTMAAPCKVERAANEAIAGALDTGRQAFENALANITLDDVRAATSL